In Candidatus Latescibacter sp., one genomic interval encodes:
- a CDS encoding addiction module protein, whose translation MKHNAAEIYKEALELPQEARAALIGSLLDSLNEEMDENAESLWEAEILKRIRELDKGTAKTIPWFEVKHHLMVR comes from the coding sequence ATGAAACACAATGCGGCTGAAATCTACAAAGAGGCTCTTGAACTCCCTCAGGAAGCGCGAGCCGCCCTTATCGGTTCGCTGCTTGATAGTCTGAATGAAGAGATGGATGAAAACGCCGAGTCTCTTTGGGAAGCGGAGATCCTGAAGCGTATCAGGGAACTTGATAAAGGCACTGCGAAGACCATCCCCTGGTTCGAAGTTAAACATCATCTTATGGTTCGCTAA
- a CDS encoding type II toxin-antitoxin system RelE/ParE family toxin, with translation MSSRTVVFHSEAVAEAKAAVQWYRERNITIADAFLSEMDSAVERISETPERWPLYVHRTRRFLFRRFPFFIVYREKSETIEVIAVTHFRRKPGYWKNRSQPVS, from the coding sequence ATGTCTTCTCGAACTGTGGTTTTTCACTCGGAAGCGGTCGCAGAAGCCAAAGCGGCGGTGCAATGGTATCGTGAACGAAACATCACAATTGCCGATGCGTTTCTTTCCGAGATGGATTCCGCAGTGGAAAGAATATCCGAAACGCCGGAAAGATGGCCTCTATACGTTCACAGAACACGAAGATTTTTATTCCGGCGATTCCCCTTTTTTATCGTCTATCGAGAAAAGTCCGAGACTATCGAGGTCATCGCTGTCACCCATTTCAGGCGAAAGCCTGGTTACTGGAAAAACCGCTCGCAACCTGTTAGTTGA